The following nucleotide sequence is from Drosophila takahashii strain IR98-3 E-12201 chromosome 3L, DtakHiC1v2, whole genome shotgun sequence.
gcTTGGCCTGTGAATGCCTTTTAAAACAATCTCGATTGTTGTTTGGCTGTGGCAGCGGGGCGTATACGTTATTTAAAATGAGACTTTAATGGATGGACTTTGGATATTTATCGGTCGAACGATTGAAGCTCAGCGGGTGCCGAGTAAACTCGCCACAGAAAGCACAAGCAAACTCATTCATTAAATCACCGGGCATATTAATGCAGATGAGCCCAAACAACTTGCAActtaatttgtatatttaattatttttcaattaccattttaattgatttatgcGACAACATCATTTACAATTCCGCAGCCATGTCGAAACGTTTCGTATCGGGGTTTAATGTGTCATTACAATTCGGTGACCAAACATCTTCGGGAGGACAGCGTAAATCATTgccaatttaattgaaaagattaaacattaaaaatatcaatatttcaTTGATTACATTGCGCGGCTTAACTGCATTAATTTTGATGGCCCTATGAAGGTTCCAGCCCTtccgttttttgtttatttatttttttgcggtTATGTTGGaggtaaataaaatgtcacaGTTTGTGGCAACTGACAAACCCCATAGTGCGAATCAGATAGCCCGCCGTGGTTCACTATATAGATAAGTAAATCCCTTTAGGCATATGTCCACTGTATTTGTCTAAATACCCAAGGGACGTTGGTGACTTATCGATTAAAATCTGTGAAGATTTGGttaaattatctttaattaaacgccaaatcattttatttatttctatacaCACAAATTCTTGCACCGCATATCTCTTTAAGAACATGCCTGGCATAAGGagcgaaaataaaagtaaattaaaacaaaagcttAAAGAGTTGTTTGCCGCCTTGACAGACAGGCAACAAAATACAAAGTtgtgaattattaaaaatgctttTAGAGTTGTTCGAGCCCTGAACCTTCGTTTACTAAACGATGCCAGGTTGTAGGTTAAGTGCAGCCCACATATTTATATACTCTTTGGCATATATGTATGatctcatatatatatacgcaAACATATGCACGTGGATTTGTATCTGTGTCAAAGTCTTATTGAAATTTTCATGAGGCAGCAGTCCGAGCAGATAATGTGGCCTGCCTTTTGATTAgattttatgtaaatattttctggGCAACGAACCTCAAAGATGGAAGGCCTGGGTCTTGGGGTGAAGAAGCGGTTGGAAAGAGCAGCCGCAGACcggaaaaatcaaataaatatataatcatGAGGTTGGCGCGAAAGTAAGCCGCGCTTTTCAAATTGGTATAAATGCGGCACGCTCTGGGACAAAAAGGCCTCAGTGGGTCGTCGCCCCCAGGGGCGTATAGCCGGGATTTTCGCCATGCGATTGTGCTAAGTCTGTTACTTAAAAGCCGCaacatgaaataaaataataatcatgCTGTTGAAAGACGAGTTCGCAGCCCCACAAGAAACATTCTGGCACCTGAAAGAACAACCAAGAAGTTTTTTAGGGGCACGCACTCGGGAGCTGTGccgtttaattaattaaaggtGTTCAAATGATACACGGCGTCGCACTTGGgaaattttctttcttttcccctGTAGCAGACATGTTATTCCTTGGATTTCCCAGTGTGCCGGGTTATTCTTTATCTGGCAGATGCAAAGGTTATGGACTTTtagaacaaattttctttacgGATCAAGCAaggaaacgaaaaaaataatttgtctaggtaaaagaaaaattcttttgcAATAACccaaattgtaataattatttaacaaaattgttgttaaactacataaaaactattttaaaaaaattctaaagtattttaaaagttgttatacagaaatttaattatttttcagaaGGAGTCTaggagaaaaagaagaaggagTATATATTGTTAAGTGATAACCCCACATATTTgcttaaactttatttttctgcAGTGCTAAACTTAATATAAGAGTTCCTTTAATTTCCATGGTGGTTTTTATTTGTACTTGACATAGCTTTTTGTCGGTAATTTGGAAAACTAAGGAAataatgttttaatatttatatttttcaagattGCCTTGTCCTAAATGCCAGCTCGAGACTTCCCACATACTGCTTACCTGCTATTACCAATTATAAATTTCTGGTCGAGCCTTGCGGCTTTCTTTGAGTTTTCTTGCCACTACCACAACACGTTGCACCTCGTCTATGGTCTCTCGCTTTGAGCTGCAATTGCCGTAAACATTTTGTTgaacatttcatttaattatgcTTGAGTGGGATTGCAAGTTATAATTGTtggcaatttatttattacacaAGAGTGAATTCTGTTAATTGGTTTAGCCCGTCGTTAGCAAAACTCATTTGCGAAAATTTCGGTTTGATTTCGGTAGAATTGCCACGCCAACGGGGCCAACGAAACTTTTTCACTAAAAACTTTATAGTTGACTTTCTTTTTCCTGTGCGTAATGAATCGATGAAGATCGGGAGACAATCGAATCGCATTCAATTTGCGTTGACTTCGTCGGAAAGTTGTTGTTGGTTGGGAAATTGTCACTTGAACTTTTGCGGAAATCTCTGAACTGGCAGCTATCTTGTGCCGCTTCGTCACCAGAGTCACGAGAGATGGAAGAGCTTGTTTATAGGGACGCCGCCTGCTTTCCGCCACTCGCGTCCACACCCAACGCCAATTCGCACGGAACTGAAACTGAACGACAGCGTTCCCGCGGTCCGTCCTTAAACTTCAGCCACCCGCAACAGTTCGCCGCCTCTTCGGCGGCTCTTCGCCCGGCCGAAACATTTCGGGTCGAAACGAGTGGTCCGCGTCGGCAAAGCAGGGCACTGCTTCTCTTAGCGCGGCTCTCTTAGTTGCCAAACTGTTGATTCAGTCGAATGCCTTTCACCAACTGATAGAAACGGAAAGGCCTcacaaaaaatttgtagttttcgCGAATTATAGAAATAGATAAGaagtatatttaaagttaGTCTAGATACATTtccctaaaataaaaaaacaattttctcgAATTAAGAACAGGTTgcacaataacaaaaacaaatcaatacACCGATCTGCCTTGACTTAAAAACAtttgaaatcataaaaaacaatagtgaatgctatagtcgggttgttgtcccgactatctaatacccgtcggctaaagggagtgctagggagatggatatataccatttttttgattgcgtataactttttattgaatggaccgatttgaaaaatgtcctctacatttcgataggtataattatacacaacaaaattgcatttatacttcccggaaatctttaaaggtgtgggcgccagacacattttaaaattgttagtgggagattgtgggcgttagaggggccgtggcgctcggctgaaataaacttgcgagatctcagcgttcatgcGGACGGACATAAAAAgtacccaaagcaaaaacaaagtacaCGTTGTAGGGGTATGATATATGTCCCTATTAATGAAATACCACACAGTAGAATAtatgtttacacaaaatagtttatagttttattattattttatttcacaagtTTTATCTGGTCAGGATCACTGCTGGCATTCAACTAACTTCGCTCTCAGCTCACGACTCGCACCAACCCCCGACTCTCTGAGAGAGTGAGTGCGGTGAGATcgcaagagagagagcaagctctacaacaacaacaacgtacTCTAAGAATATTCAGGAATGTTCTAGAAGGAATACAATaacttatacatacatacatactactACGTAGCCATCCTGCTACAATTCGGCCGTCCTGACATTTCAAGATCCCCTGATCttggtttaatttacaattgatttatcactatggacggcagtccatgtagtgacgaagcgcaccaggagagtgtgcgaaggcgactactatatatacacgaagaaatgaaaatctactgtgatggtccgatcataatgaatgatacacctatcgataggtattgcaaaaactaacaggattgcataccaagactctaagaaaatcaattggcttgggagagagagcggtgaaagtaaaaaagtgaaaatttcgaaatttggagctgttggggccggtggggataattgccccctcgcaatattttacttgtattccttttaaaaatacccgtcgaatgaggggtcgtttgtcaaaatccgacgctccgttcaaaagttatagccaaaataagattttcttcttcttcccaaaatgaaaatttaattctgtttgtcagtttgtccacttgtccaaaatatgttttttaagttctgaaaatttgatatgacgttcatcacatcgatataaaaaacttttgttctaccacttttggaaaaacccgctagtttagcgggaaaacagctataaatagctaaaattcggaaagccgtaacttctatactactaaagctacaggcttgtgctgcatctcgtttgaaaggtatttttaaatgctataaacgccttctatatgcaatttgtgtaaatgtaataattaaaaaaatatgaacaaaagacaattttttaaaactttttttttagcttttttttatttttctcaaaaacggctctaacgattttctttaaaacctttaactgtatagcccttgagattccttaaattttggtatataacacattactgtaaaaagtcacgtttaaaagttatttttatacgaaaatagccacttttgccagctcgaacaattaacgctccctgagtattgaattttgtgggagggtatccgaactgtattttagggtcatggaatcagtaaatttgcacttaagagttccatataggaatcttttgttctacgacttttggaaaaagccgctattttagcgggaaaaagctaaaaatagctaaatttcgttagtttgtaagttctacactactaaaggtacagacatgtgctatacctcgtttaaaaggtattttgaaatacttcaacgcctttttaacttaatttgtttaaatacaatagtttaaaaattatgattgaccaatttaaatttaaatgtatatattagctcctatgagagcaaatgtaaacaaacaaaaacttctgatatcaaataaaaacacctcttaacgaggtaaaaaactagtgacgaccgcaccttcaacatacaaaagttctgatatcaacatttgtgacgaaaaattattacactcgtcattaaatagactttctaatattttctcattcggcacgctgcaatagaaaatgcctgtgaagggaaaaatgctggaatagtttgctagggcgggccgaatgagaaaatattagaaagtctatttaatgacgagtgtaataatttttcgtcacaaatgttgatatcagaacttttgtatgttgaaggtgcggtcgtcactagttttttacctcgttaagaggtgtttttatttgatcttacATACTATCAGTCTTTAGCTTTACAATTCTTTGGATATATTTACAGCTATTTTCGTTTACCAATCCAATGCTTAATATTTTGACTACTCCAGACTCCTTGATAAGGGCAACGCGCCAATTGAAAACCTTCCACATCTTTTATTACATACCTAtcatttctcaaaactttatcTATAACATAAGGACCCTTGTGTTTGGGTATTAGCTTCCTTGCGACTCCTACTGCATTATCGAAATTTTTCACCATAATATAATCTCCAACTTTGTACTCTAAACTATCCTTCCTTTTTTCATTGTATCTTCTTTCGTtgtcattttgtaatttgattTGCGATTCCACTccatttttcctaattttgTCTAAATCTCTAACATCTCTAACATCACTAACATTATCTAATTCTTCTAACTTTTGCCTCAATTCATCAATAACTTTTCCTTTCTGTTCGAttccaaacaacattttactcGGCATTTGTGCAATGCTTCTTTGCTTTGTATTGTTCAATGAAAATTCAACGTCCTCAACAACTGTATCCCAATGCAGTCCTCTTTCCGGGTCTGCTAATTTAGCTATCATTGGTCCAATTATTCTATTAATTCTTTCCACCTGCCCATTGGCCTGAGGTGACCCAGTCGCAATTTTTACGTGcttaatattatattcttcGACAAATCTTCCAAACTCTTCCGATGTAAAACAGCTTCCTCTGTCCGAAACGATACATGTTGGCCTGCTGTACGACCTAAAATAATCTTTCATTGCTATAATAACTTCTTTTGTGTTCGTCGTCTTTGTTGCATATAGCCTAACGTATTTAGTAAAACCGTCTATCACCACAAACAAATGTTTCTTTGATCTTCCATTATCAACCGGTCCGTAATGATCGATATGTATAATTTCGAATGGCACATTTCCTTTTGGTATGCTGTGCAACATTCCTTCCCCTTTTCCTGACTTTGGCGAATATGCCACACATCTCAAACAATTATCAATATGTCTAACAACTTTTAACAATAGCATCCATAACCTTGTCTCGTCCTAAATGACCTAATTCATTGTGATATTTGTATAATATCTTGTCCTCCATTTCTCCTGGCACACAGAATAACAATTTCCCatcatttgattttctataaataactcCATTCCTCATCTCAAACATTTTATCTTCctctttttctaactttttcctAACATCTTTCAACTTCTCATCTTTCGCttgacaaataattaaattgtcttCAAAACTATTCGTTTCTACTACCAGTATATTCGTATTCCTACTTAACGCGTCTACGTGTTGCATAAGTTTTCCCGATTTATGAACTAACTCAAAGTCATACTCAAGCAATTCTAATGCCCATCGTGCAATTCGAGGGTTTAACTCAATCCTATTTAATGTTAACGTCAGTGAGTTACAATCAGTAACTATTCTAAATCGTCTACCCTGCACATAAATTCTAAATCTTCGTAGAGCATAAATTATTGCTAACGTTTCAAGTTCAaaactgtgatattttgcCTCGTCTTTTGTTGTGgcctttgaaaaataaaaaatagggtGCAActttttgtcctctttcctTTGTAGTAAGACCGCTCCAAAAACTTGTGCGCTTGCATCTGTATGCAATTCTATCTcgtctttataataatataatcctAACACTGGCGCTTCAACTAACATTTTCTTAAGCATCTCAAAACATTGTAGTTCCCTTTCTTCAAATGcaaactctttatctttctttaACAGGTCATATAATGGTTTTGCGATCATCGAAAAATTCTTAATGAATCTCCTAAAATACGAACATAAACCTAAAAAGCTTCTAACACCATGTACTTTATCTGGAACAGGGAAATCTCTAACAGCTTCTATTCCTTTATCATTAGCTTGTATTCCTTTGCTGGTTACTAAAAATCCTAAATATTGTACACTTGCTTGTAAAAACTCACATTTGTCCATTCTCAATTCTAGTTTGTTTCTTGCTAAACGATCAAAAACTTCCCTAAGAACATTTAAATGTTCCTGTATCTCTTTACTGGCGATCATAATGTCGTCCATATATATTACTACCTTACCATCCCTAATCATGTCcgcaaaaattgtattaataaatCGCTGAAACACCGCAGGAGCATTTTTTAGCCCCATTGGCATCcgcataaattcaaattgtcCTAATGGCGTCATAAATgaagtatattttattgagtCATTGTCCACGAACACATGAAAGTAGCCatgttttaaatctaatttcgaaaatattgttttatttactaaagTGTCTAACAAATCATCTATTAAAGGTAAAGGATAGTTATCTTTAACCATTGTCTTATTAAGTTTTCGATAATCCACACATAATCGTAAGTcgcctgttttcttttttactaacaCTATTGGAGATGCGTACTCCGATTGACTTGGTCTTATAATTCCCTCGTTTAAATATTCATCCAATATAATCTgtaacttttctttttctgtatAAGCTAAACGTCTGGGCGAACAACTGAAAGGTTTTGGATCCTctaatcttaattttatttcacatcTAACTTCGGGTTCCTTTGGTCTCTGTTTATTTACATAACAACTTTCTACCAATCTAACAAACTGACACCTAACATTATAATTAACTTGATTGCCAATTTTGTAATCTGGACTTTCatctataatattaatattaaataattcctTTGCCACTAGATCTATTTCATTGCTATTCGTAACTATTTCTTTATCTGTAACTTTACTaacttttcttcttcttcttttatcACTAATATTGCTAACTATCTGGTTTTCATGACTAACAAAATCACTAACAATCTGATTTTCTTCTCTAACATTTCTAACAATATCACTAACATTTGGAGGGTTTTCAATGCTCTCAACCGTAACCATTTTCAAAGTGTCgaggtttaaattaatattacatgCTTCCATAAAATCTCTTCCAAGGATTACATCATGACTCATAGATTTGTTTGCCACAATaactaaatgaaaatgaattttatttaagtttttcataacgtaacataatatttttccataggTTTCTAAGTAACTCTTATTTAATCCatgatataaatttaaaactggtaatttgcaaacattttctggtacttttgatattttaataaatgaaatcggGCTCCCTGTATCTATGAGACATTCTGTAGTTAACTTGGTATTAATATCAttcataaaattgatttcaacGTATCttacataattattattgCCTGTGTTCTTATTTTTGCTCTTCAAACACGTCGCCACAAAATGTCCCATCTCGCCGCACGCATAGCACGATCCTTTCTCCCGTTTTGACTTCCTGCACTCGTTCGCCCAATGCCCTTTGGCATTGCAATTGAAACATCGTGTCTCCTTCTTGTCCTTGAAGTCCAATGATGTCATCGGTTTTCCAACATATTTCGGCAGTCTAACATCCGCAAATGCTCGCTTTATGTGCCCAACATCCACAAAGCTTTGAATGTGCGCCAGATTGCGCAGCCCTTGATTTGTAATACCTTCGATGATGCAGCTCAACATTTCATCTCCATCAATATTAATGCCCTGAGCAAGCATTATCTTGTCGTCAACATAACTCCCGAACGTCTCGCCTGCACTCCATTTGCGATGCTAAAACTTGCGCCTTATCTCCAGCTTTGATGATTTTTCGCCAAACATTGCGATCAGCTCAGCCGTCAATTCCTCCAATGGTAACAAAACACGCCCAGCATTTGCGTGCAACCAAACATTAGCTTTGCCTTTAATTTTGCTAATcatcaacatttttatataatttccgGTTATACCGTAGATGCTTGCGATATTATATATCCGAGTGATCCATTTGCGCGCACATGATTCGCCCGCAAACTCACACAACACTTGCGTAGCCATTCTCAACGAAATGTCTATACTTTGATTAAAATTGTTCTCCATCTTTTCTTTCTCTCCAGCTTGGTTCTGCATGTTCACTTCTGCACAGTTTCGATTTCTGCCTCCACCTTTGTTCTGTTCGCCGTCTCTTTTGTAGCTTCTTTCACCTCTTGTATCCTCGCCAGCTTCGCTTTCGTTTTCTCCATCTTCGCTTATATATTCCCGAACTTTTTCACCGTCTTCGCCTTTGTCGTTCTTTTCGCCAACTTTGTTCTTGCCTTCTCCATCTTCGCTATTAATTTCGTCGCCTTCTTCTACTTCGTAATCCTCTTTACCGCCGTCTTCGTTGTTACTTTTGCCGCCGTCTTCTTCCTCGAAATTCTCGATGCCGCCGTCTTTGCAGTTACTTCTATCGCCGTCTCGTTCTTGGAATTTCTCTTTGCCTCCGTCTTCTCCTTTACTTTTTTCGCCGTCTCGGTTCTCCTTCATTTCGTTAAACTTATTGCGTTTTTCGCTcggtaatttgtttaaacgtaAAATCAACTCCTGTTTTGAACCAGTCGTTGAACATTTTAATACACTTaaccatatttttaattgttttatcgATACTTTGTTCaaatccattttattttattaaattgtttcactttcttagtttttaaacttgtagtttttaatt
It contains:
- the LOC138912947 gene encoding high mobility group nucleosome-binding domain-containing protein 5-like; translation: MKENRDGEKSKGEDGGKEKFQERDGDRSNCKDGGIENFEEEDGGKSNNEDGGKEDYEVEEGDEINSEDGEGKNKVGEKNDKGEDGEKVREYISEDGENESEAGEDTRGERSYKRDGEQNKGGGRNRNCAEVNMQNQAGEKEKMENNFNQTKRPTSFASDVLFLGKWTHGHMPHAGTLLVTGDKSCDEPHWT